From a single Nostoc edaphicum CCNP1411 genomic region:
- a CDS encoding L-lactate dehydrogenase, with the protein MNSKISKVGIIGAGNVGADVANALVLLGKCVTVVLFDRTLSKAEGQAWDIEDTIPLLKDMEIIPSNQYEDLADSDIIVVTVGVQQKEGQSRLDILSDNAEIMRSTIKELDRVAPNSIILIVSNPVDVLTRIAIATSTRAENLIFGSGTVLDTARLRYQLGKRLNVSKQDVHVYVIGEHGDSEFVVWSSAFIGGILLAEFPIPQGATLEQIQQEYAELTRKRGYNISERKGNTSYGISIVVCQLVDAILRDEKQIFPVSVRADSNYGVGSEVVLGLPCIISSQGIERQLVLPRNPHEQRLLEESATKLNEAYNSLDN; encoded by the coding sequence ATGAATAGCAAAATATCCAAGGTCGGTATTATTGGTGCGGGTAATGTGGGTGCAGACGTAGCAAATGCTTTAGTGCTACTTGGTAAATGTGTAACAGTCGTCCTTTTTGACCGAACTTTATCAAAAGCTGAGGGGCAAGCATGGGATATTGAAGACACCATTCCCCTACTTAAAGACATGGAGATTATACCATCAAATCAGTATGAAGATTTAGCGGATTCTGATATTATTGTCGTGACTGTTGGGGTGCAGCAAAAAGAAGGACAAAGCCGATTAGATATATTGAGCGATAATGCAGAGATCATGCGTTCAACAATAAAAGAATTGGATCGAGTTGCACCGAATTCAATCATACTTATTGTTAGCAATCCAGTGGATGTACTAACACGGATTGCAATCGCTACTTCCACTAGAGCAGAAAACCTAATTTTCGGTTCAGGAACCGTTCTTGATACTGCTAGACTGAGATATCAACTTGGTAAGCGACTGAACGTTAGTAAACAAGACGTTCATGTTTATGTGATTGGAGAGCATGGAGACAGTGAATTTGTCGTTTGGTCTAGTGCATTTATTGGGGGAATTTTGTTAGCTGAATTTCCCATACCACAAGGAGCAACGCTGGAACAAATTCAGCAAGAGTACGCAGAGTTAACCCGTAAGCGAGGTTATAACATTTCTGAACGTAAAGGAAATACTAGCTATGGCATATCAATAGTAGTTTGTCAGTTAGTTGATGCCATCCTGCGAGATGAAAAGCAGATATTTCCAGTATCGGTGAGAGCAGATTCTAACTATGGGGTTGGTAGTGAAGTTGTTCTTGGACTTCCATGTATCATTAGTTCCCAAGGTATTGAGCGCCAACTGGTGTTACCAAGAAATCCTCATGAACAACGTTTATTAGAAGAGTCAGCCACCAAACTGAATGAAGCTTACAATTCTTTGGATAATTAA
- a CDS encoding NACHT domain-containing protein: MSIPENFLKQLEQYSELSHREKEVFLEIFGRSKNRIHVAQELNISESNLSTCLTGIYKKFCITGNGPVKESRLREYLNKRYSQQKPSGHLTTDDVDDSIDTLVQEIRKQIKPYIKEKCGTMRVLDMRQPIKLTGKQGIYTNVNILEEITGRKRLKIAELLQNCDPDNFERFGLRRVKEKRVSGLKAVQSHSKLMVLGKPGAGKTTFLKYLAMQCIEGHFQESQVPLFITLKDFAEVLKQPDILEYIAQQFSSCGVTDTRVKTEQLLRQGRALVLLDGLDEVREEDTKRVLRQIREMSDQFHNNKFVITCRIAAKEYTFEHFTEVEVADFDKEQIAIFVQNWFQFMGQMQGERFIQKLKKNKPIQELATNPLLLTLLCLVFGESNDFPINRSELYKEGLDVLLKKWDAKRNIERDQVYKNLSLQRKEDLLSQIALITFEQKDYFFKQKTVEVYIAEFIRNLRDADTGKEALRLDSEAVLKSIEAQHGLLVERAKGIYSFSHLTFQEYFTAREIVANSAWESIVEHITDKRWHEVFLLTTEMMRRADELIRLMKQKIDELYIKNPQIHLLLAFINQKSNSIETHYKPVAVRAFYFGLSHIFTGEISFGVSFDSISLVKSADFNLGIPFAYNKERKLVLIPQLNLEIANLLGLSKILIEGNRCTFDYFLAIAYALTFTCEDDEKGAFNLATFLDLYRSLSIIIEYAKKFDIKLQLVLVTLKQQLPDPDKYQTSFLQWWKESNQDWVKHIRNVILEYFGFDDAWKHEEETIKLFRQYYYTNKLLIDCLNSDCYISQKLREEIENTLLLPFNI, from the coding sequence ATGTCTATACCAGAAAACTTTCTTAAGCAACTGGAGCAATACAGTGAATTGTCGCACCGAGAGAAAGAAGTTTTTCTAGAAATATTCGGTCGTAGTAAGAATCGAATCCACGTAGCTCAAGAATTAAATATTTCTGAAAGTAACCTCAGCACTTGCCTCACGGGTATTTACAAAAAATTTTGTATCACTGGTAATGGCCCTGTTAAAGAAAGCCGCTTACGGGAGTATCTGAACAAAAGATACTCACAGCAAAAACCCTCTGGTCATTTAACTACAGATGACGTAGATGATTCTATTGATACCTTAGTACAAGAAATCCGCAAACAAATCAAACCCTACATCAAAGAAAAGTGCGGAACCATGAGGGTACTGGATATGCGCCAACCTATAAAGTTGACTGGCAAACAAGGTATTTATACCAATGTCAATATTCTTGAGGAAATTACAGGGCGTAAGCGACTTAAAATTGCGGAACTGTTGCAAAACTGTGATCCTGATAACTTTGAGCGCTTCGGACTCAGGCGAGTGAAAGAAAAGCGGGTGTCAGGTTTGAAGGCGGTACAAAGTCATAGCAAGCTAATGGTATTGGGTAAACCAGGTGCAGGTAAGACTACCTTTTTGAAATATCTGGCGATGCAATGTATCGAAGGGCATTTTCAAGAAAGCCAAGTTCCCTTGTTTATTACCCTCAAAGATTTTGCTGAGGTACTCAAACAACCAGATATTTTGGAATATATTGCTCAACAATTTTCTAGTTGCGGAGTGACAGATACCAGGGTTAAAACAGAACAACTCTTGAGACAAGGTAGAGCATTAGTGTTATTGGATGGTTTGGATGAAGTTCGAGAAGAAGACACGAAGCGAGTTTTACGGCAAATTCGAGAGATGTCAGACCAGTTTCACAACAATAAATTCGTCATCACCTGTCGTATTGCTGCTAAAGAATACACCTTTGAACATTTTACCGAAGTAGAAGTGGCAGATTTTGATAAAGAACAAATCGCTATCTTTGTACAAAATTGGTTTCAATTCATGGGCCAAATGCAGGGCGAACGTTTTATCCAAAAACTGAAGAAAAACAAGCCAATCCAAGAATTAGCAACAAATCCTCTACTGCTTACCCTGCTATGTTTGGTATTTGGAGAAAGCAACGATTTTCCGATAAATCGTTCTGAACTTTATAAAGAGGGATTGGATGTGTTGCTGAAAAAATGGGATGCCAAACGCAATATTGAGCGAGATCAAGTTTATAAAAACTTATCTTTGCAGCGCAAGGAAGACTTATTGAGCCAAATCGCTTTGATCACTTTTGAGCAAAAGGATTATTTCTTTAAACAAAAAACAGTTGAAGTCTACATTGCTGAGTTCATCCGTAACTTACGTGATGCTGACACTGGCAAAGAAGCTCTAAGGCTAGACAGCGAAGCTGTTTTGAAATCTATTGAAGCGCAACACGGGCTATTAGTAGAACGGGCAAAGGGAATTTATTCATTTTCTCACCTAACTTTTCAGGAGTATTTTACTGCGAGAGAAATAGTTGCTAATTCTGCCTGGGAAAGTATAGTGGAGCATATCACAGATAAACGCTGGCATGAGGTATTTTTGCTAACTACAGAGATGATGCGTAGAGCAGATGAATTAATAAGGTTGATGAAACAAAAAATTGACGAGTTATATATTAAAAATCCACAAATACACTTACTTCTAGCATTTATTAACCAAAAATCCAATTCAATAGAAACCCACTATAAGCCGGTAGCTGTCAGAGCCTTTTATTTTGGCTTATCTCATATATTTACTGGGGAAATTAGTTTTGGTGTTAGTTTTGATTCTATATCTCTTGTTAAATCTGCTGACTTCAATCTAGGCATTCCTTTTGCTTATAATAAGGAACGAAAATTAGTTCTTATTCCTCAACTTAACCTCGAAATTGCAAATTTACTTGGCTTGTCTAAAATTTTGATCGAGGGAAATAGATGTACTTTTGATTACTTTCTTGCTATTGCTTATGCTCTTACTTTTACTTGTGAAGATGACGAGAAAGGTGCTTTTAATCTTGCTACATTTTTAGACTTGTATCGTAGCCTTTCTATTATTATTGAGTATGCTAAAAAATTTGATATTAAACTACAGCTAGTACTTGTAACCCTAAAACAACAGCTACCAGACCCCGATAAATATCAAACGAGCTTTTTACAGTGGTGGAAAGAAAGTAATCAGGATTGGGTAAAACATATTAGAAATGTAATACTTGAATATTTTGGTTTCGATGACGCTTGGAAGCATGAAGAAGAAACAATTAAATTGTTCCGGCAATATTACTATACAAATAAATTGCTAATAGATTGTTTGAACAGTGATTGCTATATTAGTCAAAAACTCAGAGAAGAAATTGAAAATACTTTGCTATTACCATTTAATATTTAA
- the menA gene encoding 2-carboxy-1,4-naphthoquinone phytyltransferase, translated as MTTKQILYPNTKLWMAAIKPPMYSVAIMPIWVGTAVAFAETKIFNGVVFSTFVAAAILILAWENITNDVFDSETGIDQNKHHSLVNLTGNKPLIFWIGNLCLGLGLLGILAIAFWQHDLTVIGIILLCCGLGYMYQGPPFRLGYQGLGEILCFFAFGPLAVEAAYYSQTQTWSMTSLAASVIVGIATTLILFCSHFHQVKDDIAAGKRSPIVRLGTQKGAQVLVWFTASIYPLTLLFVLLGISPVWTLLSWVSLPFAVKLCRHVQENHNQPDKVSNCKFIAVAVHFWACLLFGLGFIL; from the coding sequence ATGACTACCAAGCAAATTTTATATCCCAACACTAAGTTATGGATGGCAGCGATTAAACCGCCAATGTATAGCGTTGCCATTATGCCCATTTGGGTAGGAACAGCAGTAGCATTTGCCGAAACTAAAATTTTCAATGGTGTAGTATTTTCTACTTTTGTAGCTGCGGCAATCTTAATTCTTGCCTGGGAAAATATCACTAATGATGTGTTTGATTCCGAAACAGGTATTGATCAAAATAAGCACCATTCTCTGGTGAACTTAACAGGCAATAAGCCATTGATATTTTGGATAGGAAATTTGTGTTTAGGTTTGGGGTTGCTGGGCATACTAGCGATCGCCTTTTGGCAACATGACCTAACCGTTATTGGCATCATTCTACTATGCTGCGGTCTGGGCTATATGTACCAAGGCCCTCCCTTTCGCTTAGGATATCAGGGTTTAGGCGAGATTCTTTGCTTTTTTGCCTTTGGCCCCTTAGCAGTGGAAGCAGCTTACTACAGCCAGACTCAAACTTGGTCAATGACAAGTTTAGCAGCCTCAGTGATTGTCGGGATTGCCACAACCTTAATTTTATTTTGCTCACACTTTCACCAAGTCAAGGATGACATAGCCGCAGGTAAGCGATCGCCTATTGTCCGTCTCGGAACCCAAAAAGGGGCCCAAGTCCTAGTTTGGTTTACTGCTAGCATTTATCCCCTTACCTTGCTGTTTGTACTATTGGGGATTTCTCCAGTTTGGACATTGCTGAGTTGGGTAAGTTTACCCTTCGCTGTCAAATTATGTCGCCACGTCCAAGAAAATCACAACCAGCCGGATAAAGTTAGTAACTGTAAATTCATCGCCGTAGCCGTGCATTTTTGGGCTTGCTTGCTGTTCGGACTGGGATTTATTCTTTAG
- a CDS encoding o-succinylbenzoate synthase, translating into MTNDYRFEFRSYQRRFLRSLTTNHGKWDIREGIILRLTDESGKVGWGEIAPISWFGSETLEQALDFCRQLPREITDEIIFSIPDELPACQFGFESACEMGSGEWGVGSGGDNFITPKSSLFLYSALLPAGEAALNQWKTLWQQGYRTFKWKIGVNAIADELEIFELLIHTLPASTKLRLDANGGLSYEEANLWLRTCDNLKANPELPLEIEFIEQPLPVEKFQQMLELSTSYETAIALDESVATLRQLADCHQQGWQGIFVIKPGIVGSPSRLRKFCHQYQIDAVFSSVFETAIARLAALQLAAELSQNNRAIGFGIDHFFEQEDTWLQTLWNDL; encoded by the coding sequence ATGACTAATGACTACAGATTTGAATTTCGTTCATATCAGCGAAGATTTTTGCGATCGCTTACCACCAATCATGGTAAGTGGGATATTCGTGAAGGTATTATCCTCCGCCTTACCGATGAATCAGGTAAAGTCGGCTGGGGAGAAATTGCCCCCATTAGCTGGTTTGGTTCCGAAACCTTAGAACAAGCCTTAGATTTTTGTCGCCAACTCCCACGAGAAATTACAGACGAGATAATTTTCTCCATCCCAGATGAGTTACCTGCTTGTCAATTTGGCTTTGAGTCAGCTTGTGAGATGGGGAGTGGGGAGTGGGGAGTGGGGAGTGGGGGAGATAATTTTATAACTCCTAAATCCTCACTCTTCTTGTACAGCGCCTTATTACCAGCCGGGGAAGCCGCTTTAAATCAATGGAAAACCCTATGGCAGCAGGGATATCGCACATTTAAGTGGAAAATTGGTGTGAATGCGATCGCTGATGAACTAGAAATTTTTGAGTTATTGATACACACCTTACCAGCCTCTACCAAACTGCGATTAGATGCTAACGGTGGACTCAGCTATGAAGAAGCTAACTTATGGCTGCGGACTTGCGACAATCTCAAGGCAAATCCAGAACTACCCCTAGAAATTGAATTTATCGAACAACCGCTACCCGTTGAGAAATTTCAGCAGATGTTGGAATTGAGTACGAGTTATGAAACTGCGATCGCTTTAGATGAATCTGTCGCCACACTTAGGCAACTCGCCGACTGTCATCAACAAGGTTGGCAAGGGATTTTTGTCATCAAGCCTGGGATAGTTGGATCGCCATCTCGTCTGAGAAAGTTTTGCCACCAGTATCAAATTGATGCAGTATTTTCGTCAGTATTTGAAACTGCGATCGCAAGACTTGCAGCACTCCAACTAGCAGCCGAATTATCCCAAAACAACAGAGCAATTGGTTTTGGCATCGACCATTTTTTTGAACAAGAAGATACATGGCTTCAAACTTTATGGAACGACCTTTAG
- a CDS encoding 2-succinylbenzoate--CoA ligase has translation MERPLDCLNNLAQNDWLIGYNSRQFNQIAQELYLELTQISACGTPPKIILFEREPLRFLASFIAACAAKCPVFICNPDWGTQEWQQVFDLVQPDIIWGELLHSPTPQLPHSPLTTPHCPLIMIPTGGSSGQIKFAIHTWETLTASVQGFTEYFQLKQVNSFCILPLYHVSGLMQFMRSFTTAGKLAIQPFKAVESSQILNIKQSEFFISLVPTQLQRLLQNPELTEWLSQFNTVLLGGAPAWNELLEKARFHHIRLAPTYGMTETASQIATLKPDDFLSGKISSGQILPHAKVTICNQQGEILNSNQIGNITIHTQSLTLGYYPITRENQTDFQVDDLGFLDAQGHLNIVGRNSDKIITGGENIYPAEIESAIQATQMVADICVIGIPDKHWGQALTAIYIPKQPNTSALKIQILLKNKLSKFKIPKYWIPQQNLPRNSQGKINRQQLQQIATEFLQNPIT, from the coding sequence ATGGAACGACCTTTAGACTGTCTTAATAACCTGGCTCAAAATGATTGGCTTATCGGTTATAACAGCCGTCAATTTAATCAAATAGCTCAAGAATTATATTTAGAATTAACACAAATATCAGCGTGTGGAACACCACCAAAAATCATATTATTTGAACGTGAACCATTACGATTTTTAGCAAGTTTTATTGCTGCTTGTGCAGCTAAATGTCCAGTTTTTATTTGTAACCCCGATTGGGGAACACAAGAATGGCAACAAGTCTTTGATTTAGTACAACCAGACATTATTTGGGGAGAACTACTCCACTCTCCCACTCCCCAACTTCCCCACTCCCCACTCACCACTCCCCACTGCCCACTCATAATGATTCCTACAGGTGGTTCATCGGGGCAGATTAAATTTGCCATCCATACTTGGGAAACTCTCACAGCATCAGTACAAGGATTTACAGAGTACTTTCAACTAAAGCAAGTAAATTCTTTTTGCATATTGCCGTTATATCACGTTAGCGGTTTAATGCAATTTATGCGCTCATTCACTACCGCAGGTAAACTCGCTATTCAACCATTTAAAGCTGTAGAATCTAGTCAAATATTAAATATTAAACAATCAGAATTTTTCATATCTCTAGTACCAACACAGTTACAACGCCTCCTGCAAAATCCAGAATTAACTGAATGGCTATCCCAATTTAATACTGTACTTTTGGGAGGTGCGCCAGCATGGAACGAACTCCTAGAAAAAGCCAGATTTCACCACATCCGATTAGCACCTACCTATGGTATGACAGAAACCGCCTCTCAAATTGCTACCCTCAAACCGGATGATTTTTTGAGTGGTAAAATTAGCAGTGGTCAAATTCTTCCCCATGCAAAAGTAACTATTTGCAATCAACAAGGCGAAATTTTAAATTCCAATCAAATCGGAAATATCACCATTCATACTCAATCTTTGACTCTTGGTTACTATCCGATAACCAGAGAAAATCAAACTGATTTCCAAGTAGATGATTTAGGCTTTTTAGACGCTCAAGGTCATTTAAATATAGTCGGACGTAACAGCGATAAAATTATAACAGGTGGGGAAAATATTTACCCAGCAGAGATTGAATCAGCTATACAAGCAACTCAAATGGTTGCCGATATTTGTGTCATCGGCATCCCAGATAAACATTGGGGACAAGCCTTAACAGCGATTTACATTCCCAAACAACCAAATACCTCTGCCTTAAAAATCCAAATCTTACTTAAAAACAAACTCAGCAAATTTAAAATCCCTAAATATTGGATTCCCCAGCAAAACTTACCCCGCAACTCCCAAGGTAAAATTAACCGCCAACAGTTACAGCAAATAGCTACAGAATTCCTTCAAAATCCCATCACATAA
- a CDS encoding isochorismate synthase, translating into MTVSPCRSNLFVKRKDLYQFLLSVQEKCLQNNDKQIVSISQEIDLVDPLLVLDQLTQANEINFYFEDKAKGEAIAAIDSVAKLQIDGADRFTQAEYFIKSCLKNIINFGNANQPFSGPHFFCYFSFFDKNAQVDYPFPSATIFLPRWQVAVKNQRCILVTNIIINPNVNIARLLENVQNKIEFIQSLENYSANIDYFPKNLYKKSITNSAQFKRSVVSALEKIRSSHLSKIVLADILDVKSSNHFDLVKSLNNLRQNHPNCYIFSTSNGKGQNFIGASPERLISINNQQLITDALAGSAPRGKTPAEDAANANRLLNSEKEKHEHSLVLDFITQRLCQLGLLPQILAPRLRQLSNIQHLWTPISATVPANIHPLKIVGQLHPTPAVAGAARDVACAEIRRYESFERGLYAAPLGWIDSQGNCEFIVGIRSALIDGDRARLYAGAGIVAGSDPDKEFAEVQLKLQALLKALV; encoded by the coding sequence ATGACAGTTTCACCATGTCGTAGTAACTTGTTTGTAAAGCGCAAAGATTTATATCAATTTCTGTTATCAGTCCAAGAAAAGTGCCTCCAAAATAATGACAAGCAAATTGTCAGTATCTCCCAAGAGATCGATTTAGTTGATCCTTTACTTGTATTGGATCAACTTACACAAGCAAATGAAATAAATTTTTACTTTGAAGACAAAGCAAAAGGAGAAGCGATCGCAGCAATTGATTCTGTAGCAAAATTACAGATTGATGGTGCAGATCGTTTTACACAAGCTGAATATTTTATCAAATCTTGTCTAAAAAATATAATTAATTTTGGTAACGCAAACCAACCTTTTTCTGGGCCTCACTTTTTTTGTTATTTCAGCTTTTTTGATAAAAACGCCCAAGTAGATTATCCATTTCCATCTGCTACCATTTTTCTTCCACGTTGGCAAGTAGCCGTAAAAAATCAGCGTTGCATATTAGTAACAAATATAATTATCAATCCAAATGTAAATATTGCAAGATTGCTGGAGAATGTACAAAATAAAATTGAATTTATCCAATCTTTAGAAAATTACTCTGCTAATATTGATTATTTTCCTAAAAACTTATATAAAAAATCTATCACGAACTCTGCCCAATTTAAACGTTCGGTAGTGTCTGCTTTGGAAAAAATTCGGTCTAGTCATTTAAGTAAGATTGTATTAGCAGATATATTAGATGTAAAGTCAAGCAATCACTTTGACTTAGTTAAATCATTAAATAATCTTAGACAAAACCATCCTAATTGTTATATTTTTTCTACAAGTAATGGCAAAGGACAAAACTTTATTGGTGCAAGTCCAGAAAGATTAATTAGTATTAATAATCAACAGTTAATTACTGATGCTTTGGCTGGTTCTGCACCACGAGGTAAAACCCCTGCTGAAGATGCAGCTAATGCCAATCGCTTACTAAATAGTGAAAAAGAAAAGCATGAACATTCACTAGTGCTTGATTTCATTACACAACGCCTATGCCAGTTAGGTTTGTTACCACAAATATTAGCACCACGGCTGCGACAATTATCTAATATCCAGCATTTATGGACACCAATAAGTGCTACAGTTCCCGCTAACATACACCCATTAAAGATTGTCGGACAATTGCATCCTACACCAGCTGTTGCTGGTGCAGCACGAGATGTTGCTTGTGCCGAAATTCGTCGTTATGAAAGCTTTGAAAGGGGTTTGTATGCTGCGCCTCTGGGTTGGATAGATTCTCAGGGAAACTGCGAGTTTATTGTGGGAATTCGTTCAGCATTAATTGATGGCGATCGCGCGAGATTGTATGCTGGTGCTGGTATCGTGGCTGGCTCCGATCCTGACAAAGAGTTTGCAGAGGTGCAACTTAAACTTCAGGCTTTACTGAAAGCGTTAGTTTAA
- a CDS encoding type II toxin-antitoxin system VapC family toxin: MSNPLRCVVDTSVCIKYFIADPLTAKVNQLFGHLANPQTEIFVPDLFYIECANTFWKYVRARMYTAAEVQTDLATLKAFPLRVVSTADLMADAVTISLSYGTSAYDACYVALSQQVGATLLTLDGKLVKAIAASSYNVSSFNDFEVPPLESM, translated from the coding sequence ATGAGCAATCCTCTTAGATGCGTGGTAGATACCAGTGTGTGCATCAAGTATTTTATTGCTGACCCACTAACTGCCAAAGTTAATCAACTCTTCGGTCATCTCGCCAATCCACAGACAGAAATTTTTGTTCCAGACCTTTTTTACATTGAGTGTGCTAACACGTTCTGGAAGTATGTCCGTGCAAGGATGTACACTGCTGCTGAGGTTCAGACAGATTTAGCTACTCTGAAAGCTTTTCCGTTGCGTGTTGTTTCAACAGCTGATTTGATGGCGGATGCAGTTACTATAAGCTTGAGTTATGGAACTTCTGCCTACGATGCTTGTTATGTCGCACTTTCACAGCAGGTAGGTGCTACTTTGCTGACTCTCGACGGTAAGCTGGTGAAAGCAATAGCCGCTTCCTCTTACAATGTTTCCTCGTTTAATGACTTTGAGGTTCCGCCGTTGGAGTCAATGTAG
- a CDS encoding acyl-CoA thioesterase, translating to MPFTYNRTVRFQDTDAAGVVYFANVLGICHEAYEESLEASSINLKDFFTNPSVGFPIVHASVDFLRPMFVGDKLLISLIPQKIGVDKFEITYEIRVDEVLVAKAITRHVCIDASSRSKQELPEEIIEWLETNRRDAEGAERRKSREIM from the coding sequence ATGCCTTTTACTTATAACCGCACTGTTCGCTTTCAAGATACTGATGCTGCTGGGGTAGTTTATTTTGCTAATGTTTTGGGTATTTGCCATGAAGCTTATGAAGAATCTTTAGAAGCATCAAGTATTAATCTCAAAGATTTTTTTACTAATCCGTCTGTGGGGTTTCCCATTGTTCATGCTAGTGTTGATTTTTTGCGCCCTATGTTTGTTGGGGACAAGTTGCTGATTAGTTTAATTCCCCAAAAAATAGGTGTTGATAAGTTTGAAATTACTTACGAGATTAGAGTGGATGAAGTGTTAGTTGCTAAAGCTATTACTAGGCATGTTTGTATTGATGCAAGTAGTAGAAGTAAGCAGGAATTACCTGAAGAGATAATCGAATGGTTGGAAACGAACCGCAGAGACGCTGAGGGCGCAGAGAGAAGAAAGTCGAGAGAGATTATGTGA
- a CDS encoding four helix bundle protein — protein MKKDICDRTFTFSVRIVKLCQFLDDKPGVARTLAQQLLRSGTSIGANVEEAQAAQSKADFISKLMIALKESRETRYWLRLLIASEIVPQERISQLQTEAEELTKILGAIIISTKSST, from the coding sequence ATGAAAAAAGATATTTGCGATCGCACTTTTACTTTTTCAGTTCGCATAGTCAAATTATGCCAGTTTTTAGATGACAAACCAGGAGTAGCACGAACCCTTGCTCAACAGTTATTAAGGTCAGGAACATCGATAGGAGCTAATGTAGAAGAAGCACAAGCTGCTCAAAGCAAAGCAGATTTTATCAGCAAGCTCATGATTGCACTAAAAGAATCCCGTGAAACTCGGTATTGGTTAAGGTTACTGATTGCTTCCGAAATAGTACCTCAAGAAAGAATTAGTCAACTCCAAACCGAAGCCGAAGAACTAACAAAAATTCTTGGTGCCATCATTATCTCCACCAAAAGCTCCACCTAA
- a CDS encoding glutamate-5-semialdehyde dehydrogenase — protein sequence MTIFDIASPLIAIAGQTRQAASKLAILSTESKNQAIFAIAQALESARDEILQANVADCKAATAEGIPQPLYKRLQLDEHKLRDAIAGVRDVGKLADPIGKVQIHRELDTGLILKRITCPLGVLGIIFEARPEAAIQIVSLAIKSGNGVILKGGKEAVRSCEAIVKAIKQGLSQTAVNPDAVQLLTTREETLELLKLDKYVDLIIPRGSNSFVRFVQENTRIPVLGHADGICHLYIDQAADISKAVPITVDAKAQYPAVCNAIETLLVHQSIATEFLPKVAEALQERHVELRGDKRTLKILPNIVAATETDWETEYSDFILSIKIVDSIEDAIAHINEYGSRHTDAIISEDAASVETFFGLVNSANIFHNCSTRFADGFRYGFGAEVGISTQQMPPRGPVGLEGLVTYKYQMTGDGHIVATYTGENAKAFTHQDLV from the coding sequence ATGACTATTTTTGATATAGCTTCTCCCCTAATTGCGATCGCAGGGCAAACCCGCCAAGCTGCAAGTAAGCTAGCGATTCTCTCCACTGAGTCCAAAAATCAAGCAATTTTTGCGATCGCTCAAGCTTTAGAATCAGCTAGAGATGAAATTTTACAAGCAAATGTTGCTGATTGTAAAGCTGCTACCGCCGAAGGGATTCCTCAACCACTTTATAAGCGCTTGCAATTGGATGAACATAAATTAAGAGATGCGATCGCTGGAGTACGAGATGTTGGTAAGCTAGCCGATCCAATTGGTAAAGTCCAGATTCACCGCGAACTAGACACTGGCTTAATTCTGAAGCGCATCACTTGTCCTTTGGGCGTTTTGGGGATTATTTTTGAAGCCCGTCCAGAAGCGGCTATTCAAATTGTTTCGTTAGCTATCAAATCGGGAAATGGTGTAATCCTCAAAGGTGGAAAGGAAGCAGTGCGTTCTTGTGAAGCGATAGTTAAGGCAATTAAACAAGGATTATCTCAAACTGCTGTTAACCCTGATGCAGTGCAGTTGTTGACAACTAGAGAAGAAACTCTAGAACTTTTGAAATTAGATAAATATGTAGATTTAATTATTCCTAGAGGTTCTAATTCCTTTGTCAGATTTGTACAGGAAAATACTCGTATTCCGGTACTAGGTCATGCTGATGGAATTTGCCATCTTTATATAGATCAAGCCGCTGATATTTCTAAAGCAGTTCCGATTACCGTCGATGCAAAAGCACAATATCCTGCTGTTTGTAATGCAATTGAAACTTTGCTAGTTCATCAATCAATTGCTACAGAATTTTTACCAAAAGTTGCTGAGGCTTTGCAAGAACGCCATGTGGAATTAAGAGGTGATAAACGCACCTTGAAAATTTTACCTAACATTGTAGCTGCAACAGAAACCGACTGGGAAACAGAATACAGCGATTTTATTTTGTCGATAAAGATTGTAGACTCTATAGAAGATGCGATCGCTCATATTAACGAATATGGTTCTCGTCATACCGACGCCATTATCTCTGAAGATGCGGCGTCTGTTGAAACTTTCTTTGGACTAGTAAATTCAGCCAATATATTCCACAATTGCTCCACCCGCTTTGCTGATGGTTTCCGCTATGGTTTCGGTGCAGAAGTAGGAATTAGTACGCAACAAATGCCACCCCGCGGCCCTGTTGGGTTGGAAGGATTAGTGACATATAAATATCAAATGACTGGCGATGGTCATATTGTAGCTACTTACACAGGGGAGAATGCTAAGGCTTTTACTCATCAGGATTTAGTGTAA